Proteins encoded together in one Planctomycetia bacterium window:
- the tpiA gene encoding triosephosphate isomerase, with translation MAAHRTPIVAGNWKMNLDRSRGVALATAVSGRRGEAAGVDLVLCPPAVYVVTVAEATAKAGGDVGVGGQNASDKESGAFTGEVAPQMLVDLGCRYVILGHSERRTLFGETDAAVNAKTKAALAAGLVPIVCVGETLAEREAGRTDAVVTTQVNGSLAGLDAASLEKTVVAYEPVWAIGTGKVATPEQAQEVHATIRRLLAGLSSAATAAKVRIQYGGSVKPDNAAELAACPDIDGALVGGASLKADDFLGIARAFAAGRA, from the coding sequence ATGGCCGCCCACCGTACCCCGATCGTCGCCGGCAACTGGAAGATGAACCTCGATCGCTCGCGTGGCGTCGCGCTCGCGACGGCCGTCTCGGGCCGCCGCGGCGAGGCGGCGGGCGTCGACCTCGTCCTCTGCCCGCCGGCCGTCTATGTGGTGACGGTGGCGGAGGCCACGGCCAAGGCCGGGGGCGACGTGGGCGTCGGCGGTCAAAACGCCTCCGACAAGGAGAGCGGCGCGTTTACCGGCGAGGTGGCCCCGCAGATGCTGGTCGATCTGGGCTGCCGCTACGTCATCCTCGGTCACTCCGAGCGGCGGACGCTCTTCGGCGAGACCGACGCGGCCGTCAACGCCAAGACGAAGGCGGCGCTGGCGGCGGGCCTTGTGCCGATCGTGTGTGTCGGCGAGACGCTCGCCGAGCGGGAGGCCGGCCGCACCGATGCCGTGGTGACGACGCAGGTCAACGGTTCCCTCGCCGGCCTCGACGCGGCCAGCCTTGAGAAGACGGTCGTGGCCTACGAGCCCGTGTGGGCGATCGGCACCGGCAAGGTGGCCACGCCGGAGCAGGCCCAGGAGGTGCACGCCACGATCCGCCGGCTGCTCGCCGGGCTGTCGTCGGCCGCCACGGCTGCGAAGGTGCGGATTCAGTACGGCGGGAGCGTGAAGCCCGACAACGCGGCTGAGTTGGCCGCCTGCCCCGACATCGACGGGGCGCTCGTCGGCGGCGCGAGCCTCAAGGCCGACGACTTCCTGGGGATCGCCAGGGCGTTCGCGGCCGGCAGGGCCTGA